The genomic DNA GCTACGTTTACTTGAGATACTTGATCAGCGCCTCGCTGCGCGAGCGGACGTGGAGCTTCTGGTAGATGTGCTTCAGGTGGAAGCGCACGGTGTCGAAGCTGATGCCCATCTGATCGGCGATCTCCTTCGTGATGTAGCCCTTGGCCAACAGCGCCAACACTTCTTCCTCGCGGTTGGTGAGTTGCTCAAGGTCGGCGTCCTTCGCCTTGGGCGGCTTGCGGAAGGACTCGACCACCTTGCGGGCAATCTCACCACTCATCGGGGCTCCGCCGAACCAGACGTCCTTCACGGCATCGACGATTTCCTGCCGTGGCGTGCGTTTCAGCATGTAGCCGCTGGCCCCGGCTTCCAGTGCCTTGAAGACCAGGTCGGCGTCGCCGAAGACCGTGAACACCAGCACCTGGATTTCGGGTGCGATGGCCTTCAAGCGCACGGTGCACTCGATGCCGCTGATGCCAGGGAGCTGGATGTCCATGATTACCACGTCCGGCTTGAGCGTGGGCAGGTGCTCCAATGCCTCCTCACCGCTCGGGTAGCTGTTGAGAAAGGTCAGGCTGGCCGCGCGCTCGACGGTCCGCGTGAGCATTTCGCGGATCTCGACGTTGTCTTCGACGATGGCGACGCTGATGGGCATGGGGATTACTTTACTTTGAAAGCGGGACGATGACGGTGATCGAGGTGCCCTGGCTGGAGCTCTGGATTTCGACCGAGCCTCCCAATTCCATGACACGTTCGCGGATGTTATGCAACCCGTGACGGCCGCTGGTCTCCGCATCTTCGGGCAGGCCGTGCCCGTCGTCGCGGAAGCCAAGGCGGTAGCACCCGTCTTCCACGCGAATGTCGAGGTCGAGGTGACTTGCCCCGGAATGCTTCAGGGCGTTGTTCATGATCTCCTTGGCGGTGAGGAACAGGTGGTGCCGCGCATCCGGCGAGAGCGGTTGACCGGGAATGTCTGGCGCCACGTGGACGCGACAGCGCAAGGGTGAGTCGCGGAAGTACTCGATGGCGTACTGGCAGATGTAGGAGGAGAGCGCGGCCAGCGTGTCATTCTGCGGGCTGACGGTCCACACGGCGGCATCCAGGTCGCGGGCGATCCCGCGCACGCGGCTGGCGAGGCGGACGGAGTAGCTTTTCATCTCCTCCGGTTCGCTGACGTCTTCCGCCAGTTCCTCCGCCATCATGCCGATCTGCGTGAAGCTGGCACCGAGACCATCGTGCAAGTCGCGGGCGATGCGCGAGCGTTCGAGATCGACCCGGCGGGTCGCTTCCAGTTCCAGCAGGCGTGCCTGCAGCCGCTGGTGCGACCAGTAGCGGACCGCCAGGATGAGCAGCGTGGTGCCGCTGGCCAAGCCGAGCATACGTGCCCACCACGTCTCCCACCAGGCGGGGACGACCTCGAGCGGGACCGTCGCCGTGGCAGAGCGCCAGGAAAGGTCGCCATTCGTCGCCATCACCTCGAAGCGGTAGTGGCCGGGCTTGAGCTGGGAGTAGGTGGCGGTGCGCTGTGTGCCGGCGTCGTTCCATTCACTCTCGAAAGGATCGAGGCGATAGCGGAAGCGGACTTTCTCCGGCGAGATGAAAGTAGGCGCGGTGAAGATGAACTCCCGCTTGCGGGCGGCGGAGGGAAGCCGGGCGGTGTCGAGCGCGACCGATTTGTTGTCGACCAGCAGCTTTTCGATGTGAACCCGCGGGCTCTTGCGCGTCCGCGTCTGCCGGGCGGGATCAGCGATGACCAGGCCCTTGCGGGAGACGAAGAACAGCCGGCCATCGTACGTTTTCCATGAGCTGGGCTGGTAGTTCGCGGAGGCGGAGAAGCCTGGCAACCCGTCGGCCGCGCCGAATTTCACCGGCGTCACGGCATCGATCTTTCCATCCGCGCAGTCGAGCAGTTCGCTCTTGTCCACCTTGAACAAGGCGCGGCTGGTGCCGAACCAGAGCGCGCCGTAGTCGTCCGACAGCAATTGTGACACGACCTCGTCCGGCAGTCCTTGCTCCTGATTGAGCAGGGCAAACCGTCCGTCGCGTCCGATGAGCAGGCCACCGCCGCCCGTGCCTACCCAGAGCGTGCCGTCCGCGTCGCTGACCAAGGCGCGAATGCCGGTGCCTTCGAGATCGCCGGGGAGTTGCTGGCGAGTGAAACGCCCGTCTTTTCCCCGGAATAGCGCGCCCTTTTCCGTCCCGACCCAAATCGCGCCCGAGCCATCTTCACAAATGGCCTGCGCCTGCACGCCGGTATATCCGTGGGACTCGTTGTAGAGGGTCACCTTGCCCTCCTGCGCGCTGGCCAACAGCTTGCCTTCACCGCCGGTCCACACGGTGCCGTCGCGGGTGACATGAATGGCGTGGACCCGGCCCAGAGGTGGCAGGTCGAGCCATTCGGGCGGCAGGGTCAGGTCGCTCGACACCGAGCCGACGCGGTTGTGCCCGCCGAACCACAGCCGCCCCATGGTATCGGGAAAGACGGCGATTGCCTTCGCCGGCCAGCCTGGAAGATCGGGCGGCGGCTGGATCTTGCCGTCGCTCACCCGCCGCAGACCGAGCACGCTATTGGCAAACCAGATTCGGCCGGGAGGGCCTTCGCAGACACCGCCCTCGATGGCGGGCGCCCAGCCGGCACTGGCGTCGAGCAGTTGGAAGCGCGCCGGTTGCACCAGATTCAGGCCGCCTCCGGTGGTCCCGGCCCAAATGTTGCCCTCAGCATCCCGGCAGAGGGATGCCATCCGCTGGTGCGAGGTGGGAATGGGTTGAAAGGTCGTTCCCGCGCAACGGAACAAGCCATTGGACTTCGTGGCGATCCACACCGCGCCCTCACCGTCTTCCAAGAGGGCCGCGGGAGGGGCAGAGGACCAAGGCGTGGTCGCGGCGACCTGCGCTGGCGTTTCGCTGTCCCAGCGCCACAGCGCGTCGCCCGAAGCCACCCACAGCCCGCCGGTGCTGCAGGGGGCGATGGTCACTGCACGCGCGGGAATTTCGGGAACGGGCAGCAATGATTTTCCATCGAAGCGCTCCAAGCCGCTTCCGCGGGCGAGGAAGACTGTGCCCGAGCGATCCATCGCGAGCGAGCCGGGAGTCAGGATCTGCGTGGCTTCCAGTCGCGGGAAATGCTGCACCTTACCGTGGTCCCATCGCCATACCTGCCGGCCCTCCGAAATCACCCAGAAGACATCGGCGGCCTCTTGGAACAGCGCGATGATGCGCGGTGCGTTCCCCAGCTTTTCACTCAGGGGATGGACCGAAAAGCCGTCCTGGGTCAGCCGCACCAGTCCGCTTTGGTCGCAGGCGATCAAGAGCGTTTCCGGATTCTCGTCGATCAGTTCCACCACCCGGGAGGTCCGCGGGCTTTTCAGCAACGGTGACCGGCGCGGGAGGAATTCGATGCCATCGAAGCGGACCAAGCCCCCTTGGGTGGCCACCCATAGGAAGCCGTCCGGCCGCTGATAGATCGCGTTCACGCTGTTGTGCGGCAGCCCCTCGTCGGTCTCCCACGAGCGGGTGGCGAAGCGCATGTCGCCCGTGTCCTGCGCCAGCGCGGCGGGACAGAGGATCGCCAGCAACAGCAGGATCAGTTGCGGAAGGCGGGGCATCGATCGCTTTGTAGCAGCGGAGTGGGTTTACAAGGAGCGCGGAATTCGTGCTGCCCCGAGAGCCGGGTAACACAGCTTACGAAGCGATTGGGTTTCACGGCGCTCCGCCATGCTAGGTTTGCCCACACCGACCGACAGCTACCACAATGAGTAGGGCTGTTAGAACGCTCCGTTCAACTTCCGCCCGGTCCAGAAGATGGCCAGCAGCAGCACCACCAGCGCCACGGCCGCCCAGTGCGACCACAGGGCCACGCGATTCTCAATCGGGCGGGGCTCGGGCAGGGCGGTGATCTCCTTGATGAGTTCCGGGAGTTGCTCGGGTGAAATCGTCCGGCCGCGGGCAATGCGGGCCATCTCCTGCAGCACGTCGGGCCGCGCCGGTTGGCCGGTTTGTTCAAGCTCCGCGCCTTGGGCGAGCAGCTTGGTTTCCACCGGCTCGGCACCGGCTTCGTCGATAGAGGCTTTCAATTGCCACTCGCCCGGAAGGCTAATGCGCAGGCGGCCCGAATAGGCACCCCAGGCGGTGTCGTTCTTCTCAAGGACGACGCGCTCCTTGGTGCCGTCGGGCGCAGTGGCATCGACATACACGTCGCCCTCCTGGAGCGGCGCGCCATTCTTGTCGAAGGCGTTCGCATTGAAGGTGACGGTGTCGCCGGGCACCGGGCGCTCCGGGGTGAAGTACAGGCGCACCCGCTGGCCGGCGGCCATGTTCCGCTGGTAGGACATCCAGCGCGCCACCTGGCCCCAGAAGCGGTAGTGATACTTGTCCTCGACGCCGCGGCGCCAACGCCAGGCGGAGTCGATGCCCATGAACAGCACCTTGCCGTTGCCCGCCGACTTGGTGACGATCAGCGGCACGGGGCCGAAGCGACCGCGGCGGTTGGCGTGCACGGCAAGCACTTCGGTGCCGCCCTTGGACTTCAGCACCGGCGCATGCCAGTGAAAGCCGGGCAAGCTGCGCCAGACATCCGGGTTCGATTCCTCGGAGTCGGCCAGCATCGTGAGGAGTGAGCCCCGGCCCTCGCCCGTCAGGGTGAGCGGCGAGGCGACCGGATCGT from Luteolibacter arcticus includes the following:
- a CDS encoding response regulator, with amino-acid sequence MPISVAIVEDNVEIREMLTRTVERAASLTFLNSYPSGEEALEHLPTLKPDVVIMDIQLPGISGIECTVRLKAIAPEIQVLVFTVFGDADLVFKALEAGASGYMLKRTPRQEIVDAVKDVWFGGAPMSGEIARKVVESFRKPPKAKDADLEQLTNREEEVLALLAKGYITKEIADQMGISFDTVRFHLKHIYQKLHVRSRSEALIKYLK
- a CDS encoding sensor histidine kinase, which encodes MPRLPQLILLLLAILCPAALAQDTGDMRFATRSWETDEGLPHNSVNAIYQRPDGFLWVATQGGLVRFDGIEFLPRRSPLLKSPRTSRVVELIDENPETLLIACDQSGLVRLTQDGFSVHPLSEKLGNAPRIIALFQEAADVFWVISEGRQVWRWDHGKVQHFPRLEATQILTPGSLAMDRSGTVFLARGSGLERFDGKSLLPVPEIPARAVTIAPCSTGGLWVASGDALWRWDSETPAQVAATTPWSSAPPAALLEDGEGAVWIATKSNGLFRCAGTTFQPIPTSHQRMASLCRDAEGNIWAGTTGGGLNLVQPARFQLLDASAGWAPAIEGGVCEGPPGRIWFANSVLGLRRVSDGKIQPPPDLPGWPAKAIAVFPDTMGRLWFGGHNRVGSVSSDLTLPPEWLDLPPLGRVHAIHVTRDGTVWTGGEGKLLASAQEGKVTLYNESHGYTGVQAQAICEDGSGAIWVGTEKGALFRGKDGRFTRQQLPGDLEGTGIRALVSDADGTLWVGTGGGGLLIGRDGRFALLNQEQGLPDEVVSQLLSDDYGALWFGTSRALFKVDKSELLDCADGKIDAVTPVKFGAADGLPGFSASANYQPSSWKTYDGRLFFVSRKGLVIADPARQTRTRKSPRVHIEKLLVDNKSVALDTARLPSAARKREFIFTAPTFISPEKVRFRYRLDPFESEWNDAGTQRTATYSQLKPGHYRFEVMATNGDLSWRSATATVPLEVVPAWWETWWARMLGLASGTTLLILAVRYWSHQRLQARLLELEATRRVDLERSRIARDLHDGLGASFTQIGMMAEELAEDVSEPEEMKSYSVRLASRVRGIARDLDAAVWTVSPQNDTLAALSSYICQYAIEYFRDSPLRCRVHVAPDIPGQPLSPDARHHLFLTAKEIMNNALKHSGASHLDLDIRVEDGCYRLGFRDDGHGLPEDAETSGRHGLHNIRERVMELGGSVEIQSSSQGTSITVIVPLSK